CTAGGAATACTGATATGTCTGGGAATACTGATACAGCTAGGAATACTGATATGTCTGAGAATAATGATACAGCAAGGAAAACTAATGTAAAACTACAGATACATCTGGGAGTACTGCTATACCTTGCAATACTGTTACATCTACAAATACTGGTATGTCTGGGAATACTGATACATCTAGGAATACTGGTATGTCTGGGAATACTGATACATCTAGGAATACTTGTATGTCTGGGAATACTGATACATCTAGGAATACTGGTATGTCTGGGACTACTGATACATCTAGGAATACTGGTATGTCTGGGAATACTGATACATCTAGGAATACTGGTATGTCTGGGAATACTGATACACTAGGGATACTGGGATGCTGGGAATACTGATACATGTaggatacatacatgtatgtctgcttTGCAATACTGATACATCTAGGAATACTGATACAACTAGTGTAAGGCTACTGATACATGTAGCAGTACTGCTATGTCTTGCAATACTGATACATCTAGGAGTACTGGTATGTCTGGGAATACTGATACAACTAGTGTAAGACTACCGATACATGTAGCTGTACTGCTACGTCTTGCAATACTGATACATCTAGGAATACTGATACAACTAGTGTAAGGCTACTGATACATGTAGCAGTACTGCTATGTCTTGCAATACTGATACATCTAGGAGTACTGGTATGTCTGGGAATACTGATACAACTAGTGTAAGACTACTGATACATGTAGCAGTACTGCTATGTCTTGCAATACTGATACATCTAGGAATACTGATACAACTAGTGTAAGACTACTGATACATGTAGCAGTACTGCTATGTCTTGCAATACTGATACATCTAGGAGTACTGGTATGTCTGGGAATACTGATACAACTAGTGTAAGACTACTGATACAATGTAGCAGTACTGCTATGTCTTGCAATACTGATACATCTAGGAGTACTGGTATGTCTGGGAATACGGATGCATCTGAGAATATTGATAAAAGTAGAATACTGATAAAGTCTAGAATACTCATATATCAATATTAAAACTTAACACTCAGCTTTTAAATATGCACTTTTCTAACCTTGTTCCAACCCACTTAGTAGAGGAACATCTTGGCTGTCTGAAACAGGTTCAAACTGTATTTTCTCCAGCTGTTTTGCCACAATAGTTGTGAGTACAGAATTTATAGCAACTTTATCTCCTAGTACAAAGCTTCCAGTTTCTACTTTTTGAATGAGTTCAGCAGTATCCTCGCTGTTGGACACAGAATCTTCATGTCTGTTTTCTAACAGTGATACAGTTGTTGGAAGGTATACTTCATTCTGTATATACATGATGTGAGGTTTCGTGGCCCGTATTTTTCCGAAATAGTGAGAACATTTCTGTATTAGGTCGTCCAGCATGTTACAGATCTCACACTGACtctgaaatatatttacatgCCCTGAagtattaaattttcattttgtggtTTCTGTAGAAATGGGAAACAGGAGGTCATCGATTTTGGATGTTAAAGtattagaaaaataatttgttcattgtgatttaattttgttgataaaagtagccaaaaagtaaacaaaaacagtTCCAAAAAACAAGAGgcccatgatggccctatattgctcacctgagtttaattgctttcttgaaaaaaaatatttgctaaagctaaacaagtaaccccatggggtggggtcaatctgaccccggaggtcatgattttaacaaattttgtagaagtctacctggcaatgctacatgtcaaatatctaagatctaggccttctggtttatttctagaaaatgtttgaagattttcctatgtaaaatcaagtgacccctggggcggggtcaattt
The Mercenaria mercenaria strain notata chromosome 10, MADL_Memer_1, whole genome shotgun sequence genome window above contains:
- the LOC123560301 gene encoding uncharacterized protein LOC123560301, with the protein product MSWAIAIYMVILFLELSVGCSVIIWKCSVGGADLECKVAIGGTITSIAIWLLVILVCPCYVSQCEICNMLDDLIQKCSHYFGKIRATKPHIMYIQNEVYLPTTVSLLENRHEDSVSNSEDTAELIQKVETGSFVLGDKVAINSVLTTIVAKQLEKIQFEPVSDSQDVPLLSGLEQGTSYSQTYYVQHVTDRNIDHSSLMNNLVHEETGD